GGGCGCGGCGATTGCTCAGCGGCTGGCATTGGCCGCGCCAGGGCTGGCCGATCGGCTGGTGCTGATCGACGGCGGCCTGCCGATCGTGTCTAGCCGCCCGCCGGCCCAGCTGTGGCTGTTCCTCACGCCTGGCCTGGGCGAGGCGCTCTACACCAGCCTGCGCCGCTCGCAGGCCGGCGCCTACGCGACGCTCGAGCCGTACTATTACCGCCTGGCCGCACTGGCAGACGAGGATCGCGCGTTTCTTAGCGCGCGGGTGTGGGCGCGGGTGTGGAGCGCCAGCCAGCGCCGGGCGTTTCTGTCGGCGCTACGCTGGATGGCGATCGACCAGGCCACGCGCGCCGAGCATTTTCGGGCACGGCTGGCGTGCGCGGCAACCCCCACCACGCTGATCTGGGGCGCGCACGATGCGATTGTTCCACCGGCCCTCGGCGCGGCGCTGGCGCAGCTGCTGCCGAGTGCTCAACTGCACACGCTTGACGCCAGCGGGCACCTGCCGCACCAGGAACAGCCACAGCCCACGTTGGCGCTGATCGAACATGCCTTGACAAAATAACCCCCCGATGCTACTATTCGTCATCCAAATTCCATGATCAATCAAATTACAGGGCAGACGTAGTCGGCGCTTTTTTAGCCTGCAGCAGCGCGGTATGTGTTCAGCTTCCATGTTTGCGCGCTGTCAGCGCAACACGAGCACACGCAGGCCGTAGAGCAGAGCATTTCTACATGTCGGCGCTATTACCAAACCCAGAGCGCAGAGGGTCCGCAGGTTGCCGGATTGTGCAGCCATACCATTTTCAAAAGGGGCCAGGCCACGCAGGTGCGCGGCCGGTAGTAGAAGACTAGCTCAGTCATCGTAGCACCACATCCATGGGGGATCGCCGGTAGTGCCCCACCGGCGCGCAGCGCAGGCGAGTCGCTCGCAACCGTAACGGACCTGGGAAGGCAATGTAGAAAGGAGCCTTGCATGGCAACCATTCCTCAGGATCGGCCGACCACGCTCAACACGCGGCGGATCGTCGTGGCCGGTGTGCTGGGCGCAATCGCGATTGTGCTGGGGGTAACACGGCTGGGCTTCATCCCGGTGCCGAATGTCAGCGGCAACGCCACGATCATGCACGTCCCGGCGATCATTGGCGCCGTGCTCGAAGGGCCGATCGTTGGCATCCTCGCGGGCGGGATCTTCGGCATCTTTAGCATGCTGCAAGACACCACGGGCCTGTTCACTAACCCGCTGGTGTCGGTGCTGCCGCGCCTGCTGATCGGCCTATTCGCCTGGCTGGCCTACCGC
The sequence above is drawn from the Candidatus Kouleothrix ribensis genome and encodes:
- a CDS encoding alpha/beta fold hydrolase, whose product is MPPPPMLMPYARRVEAGGQWLHVYDSGSGAGVPVLLIHGLGDEADTWRQLFPALARRHRVLAFDLPGFGRSSGPRLAYTGAFFARTAAALLAALGVERAALVGHSMGAAIAQRLALAAPGLADRLVLIDGGLPIVSSRPPAQLWLFLTPGLGEALYTSLRRSQAGAYATLEPYYYRLAALADEDRAFLSARVWARVWSASQRRAFLSALRWMAIDQATRAEHFRARLACAATPTTLIWGAHDAIVPPALGAALAQLLPSAQLHTLDASGHLPHQEQPQPTLALIEHALTK
- a CDS encoding ECF transporter S component translates to MATIPQDRPTTLNTRRIVVAGVLGAIAIVLGVTRLGFIPVPNVSGNATIMHVPAIIGAVLEGPIVGILAGGIFGIFSMLQDTTGLFTNPLVSVLPRLLIGLFAWLAYRSLAGRNTDLAAAVAGVVGTLTNTIFVVGALLLFGLIPFAVVPTLIPQVIAEVVIAAVLTPLVVRGVNLVRSGRTTATDTTPRDKSSF